In Pelosinus sp. UFO1, one genomic interval encodes:
- a CDS encoding LysR family transcriptional regulator, with translation MESNELRIFRAVAQEGSITKAAQALGYVQSNVTARVQQLETELKTQLFYRQRGMVLTPTGEKLLCYAEQILHLLDEAKKAMSDSIEPNGRLSIGANQTVSTLNLPQILAQYHKAYPKVDLSLTTGSTDELVHKVLHFQLDGAFVKASVKDDNIVEELVSEETLVLITSPEDLDMKAIYSKPFLMSPVGCPNRDQLESWLKANAINHLRFMEFNNLDAIIGGVIAGLGASFVPQSAIEKHEKLGLLRSFSIPQQYSSTKTFLIRHKAALMTSALDKFIEMVETSTPYHPIVSLDLLKMQ, from the coding sequence GTGGAGAGCAATGAACTGCGCATTTTCCGGGCAGTTGCCCAGGAAGGCAGCATTACAAAGGCGGCACAAGCTCTAGGCTACGTTCAGTCAAATGTGACTGCTAGGGTGCAACAATTGGAAACGGAGTTAAAAACACAACTATTTTATCGTCAACGAGGCATGGTATTAACTCCAACAGGTGAAAAACTATTGTGTTACGCCGAACAAATTCTACACTTACTTGACGAAGCAAAAAAAGCGATGAGTGATTCTATAGAACCGAATGGACGCTTATCCATCGGCGCTAACCAAACGGTTTCAACACTCAATCTCCCACAAATTTTAGCTCAGTATCACAAAGCTTATCCCAAGGTTGATTTGTCACTCACAACAGGTTCAACAGATGAACTTGTGCATAAGGTACTACATTTTCAACTAGACGGTGCATTTGTTAAAGCATCTGTCAAAGACGATAATATTGTAGAAGAACTTGTATCTGAAGAAACCCTCGTATTGATTACCAGCCCTGAGGACCTTGATATGAAAGCAATCTATTCCAAACCCTTTCTCATGAGCCCTGTAGGATGTCCCAATCGGGACCAACTTGAAAGTTGGCTTAAGGCAAACGCGATTAACCATCTACGATTTATGGAATTCAATAATCTTGATGCCATTATTGGCGGTGTAATAGCCGGTCTAGGTGCATCCTTCGTCCCTCAATCTGCCATTGAAAAACATGAAAAGCTTGGACTTTTACGATCCTTTTCAATTCCTCAGCAATATAGTTCAACTAAAACATTCTTGATTCGGCATAAGGCTGCTTTAATGACGAGCGCTCTGGATAAATTTATTGAGATGGTAGAAACAAGCACCCCTTATCACCCGATAGTATCCCTTGATTTATTAAAGATGCAGTAA
- a CDS encoding DHA2 family efflux MFS transporter permease subunit, which produces MINVWPRKWIVLAVVTLVSFITNVDATIVIIGLPSMVEGLHITMVTGLWIITSYIITSTIFLLPAGRWADMVGTKPIFILGFGIFTIATVLCGIANSGTTLIIFRFIQGAGAALALATATPIIVRTFPPHQLGLAVGINSTSWVIGSIAGPVVGGALIGQYGWPAIFFVTVPFGVIGMIAAWFVLEDTDAPVKSKTDWMGMSTFGIGLVALLIALSEGQVWGWVSAPILGLFLTTLVAWIAFVITELRVKHPMFNFSLLSNIHYSAGLGITLNYCIGYFGITFLLTLYLQGALHLSPLQSGMLLIPLSAPQLIMGPLGGVLADRFGPVRMMMIGLIFLSGGLFLLGNLGLQLSMAAIVVPLIIISISNGIAWPSLAKTVLSAAPREHSGSASGMFYTIYNVGRALSQTLALAAVEFSVAPDIISQALMGGLEAQDQNIENSLVHSIDNSFLFFILFFALALLLILLLRRTNSGIASKVG; this is translated from the coding sequence ATGATAAATGTATGGCCACGAAAGTGGATTGTTTTGGCCGTTGTGACGTTAGTTTCATTTATTACTAATGTGGATGCTACTATCGTTATTATCGGATTACCCAGTATGGTAGAAGGATTGCATATTACGATGGTAACAGGACTATGGATTATTACGTCTTATATTATTACTAGCACCATATTTTTGCTCCCTGCAGGAAGGTGGGCGGATATGGTAGGAACAAAACCTATTTTCATTTTGGGATTTGGGATTTTCACAATTGCCACGGTGCTATGCGGTATAGCCAACTCAGGAACTACTCTAATAATTTTTAGATTTATTCAAGGAGCTGGCGCTGCCTTAGCTCTAGCTACAGCTACACCAATCATTGTGCGGACATTCCCGCCTCATCAACTTGGCTTGGCAGTGGGAATCAACTCTACTTCCTGGGTAATTGGATCCATCGCAGGTCCAGTGGTTGGCGGAGCACTAATCGGCCAATATGGATGGCCAGCTATATTCTTCGTAACTGTGCCCTTTGGGGTGATTGGAATGATCGCTGCTTGGTTCGTTCTCGAAGACACAGATGCTCCTGTAAAGTCAAAGACGGACTGGATGGGTATGTCGACTTTCGGTATCGGATTAGTCGCACTATTAATCGCCCTTTCCGAAGGGCAGGTGTGGGGCTGGGTATCGGCACCAATTCTTGGCTTGTTTCTAACAACGTTGGTGGCTTGGATTGCCTTTGTCATCACCGAATTACGGGTAAAGCACCCAATGTTCAATTTTAGTTTATTGTCCAATATACATTACTCAGCGGGATTGGGGATTACGCTAAATTATTGTATTGGCTACTTTGGTATCACTTTTCTTTTAACCCTTTATCTTCAGGGGGCACTGCACCTAAGTCCCCTACAGTCAGGAATGCTGCTGATCCCGTTATCAGCGCCACAGCTTATTATGGGTCCCTTAGGTGGTGTACTTGCTGATCGTTTTGGCCCGGTGCGCATGATGATGATCGGCCTTATCTTTCTCTCAGGTGGTTTATTTCTCTTGGGGAACCTAGGATTGCAATTGTCCATGGCTGCAATAGTGGTACCATTGATTATTATTTCCATCTCCAATGGAATTGCTTGGCCCTCCCTGGCGAAGACCGTCCTTTCGGCTGCACCGAGGGAGCACTCTGGATCCGCTTCAGGGATGTTTTATACCATCTATAATGTGGGTAGAGCATTGAGCCAAACCTTGGCGTTGGCAGCAGTGGAGTTCAGCGTGGCACCAGACATCATATCTCAGGCATTAATGGGAGGATTGGAGGCACAGGATCAAAATATAGAAAATAGTTTGGTTCATTCCATAGACAACAGCTTCCTATTCTTCATCCTCTTTTTCGCCCTCGCACTGCTACTTATCTTATTACTACGTCGTACAAATAGCGGAATAGCGTCTAAAGTGGGATAA
- a CDS encoding dienelactone hydrolase family protein: MLTYIHHSDTVLVILHEIYGRNEHIMDVCEKFSKYEIDMIVPNLLNGREPFSYDQETMAYNYFMNTVGFESAFKQVKEVLHNVRRKYRKVYVLGYSVGATLAWLGSQTGLCDVSIGFYGSRIRDYVEIKPKCPVLLFFPSEEKSFDVDELILRLHNFSNIQVEKLPGEHGFANRFSPNYNEQSSIRAYREIESCIKGTSILNYKGEI, translated from the coding sequence ATGTTAACCTATATTCATCATTCTGATACAGTGCTTGTGATTCTACATGAAATTTATGGACGTAACGAACATATCATGGATGTATGCGAAAAGTTTTCAAAGTATGAGATTGATATGATTGTTCCTAATTTGCTTAATGGCAGAGAGCCATTTAGTTATGACCAAGAAACGATGGCCTATAATTATTTTATGAATACTGTTGGTTTTGAAAGTGCATTTAAGCAGGTAAAAGAGGTTCTACATAATGTACGACGTAAGTATAGAAAGGTATATGTGTTGGGTTATAGTGTAGGGGCTACACTTGCTTGGTTGGGTAGCCAAACTGGTTTGTGCGATGTAAGTATTGGATTTTATGGTTCAAGAATACGAGACTATGTTGAGATCAAGCCTAAATGCCCTGTCTTATTGTTTTTTCCTAGTGAAGAAAAATCGTTTGATGTCGATGAATTGATTTTACGGTTACATAACTTTAGTAATATACAAGTAGAAAAACTACCTGGTGAGCATGGATTTGCTAACCGGTTTTCGCCAAATTATAATGAACAATCTTCAATTAGAGCTTATAGGGAAATCGAATCATGTATTAAAGGAACGTCCATTTTAAATTACAAAGGAGAAATATAA
- a CDS encoding YddF family protein, translating into MVNRQPIAILNGAIITADGEYSCRTISLEECKKLIQYAPKIISAVGHKATAEVISDLLETEVTLNRIDFHQEAGQQAVVFKLNTRPPEGIILTRDEIEAFGYQFQLLSRIS; encoded by the coding sequence ATGGTAAATAGGCAACCCATCGCTATCCTAAATGGTGCAATCATTACGGCAGATGGAGAGTATTCCTGTCGAACAATCAGCCTAGAAGAATGCAAAAAACTAATTCAGTACGCTCCAAAAATTATTTCTGCAGTAGGACACAAAGCGACAGCAGAAGTAATAAGCGACCTTCTGGAAACAGAAGTCACTTTAAATCGAATTGACTTCCATCAAGAAGCGGGGCAGCAGGCAGTGGTGTTTAAGCTCAACACTCGGCCTCCAGAGGGTATCATCCTCACTCGTGATGAAATTGAGGCATTTGGATATCAATTTCAGTTACTATCTAGGATTTCCTAG
- a CDS encoding HAD-IA family hydrolase, which produces MVKYVVFDFDGTLVDSLHVVIEVYNRLAREYNANKIEEKDIAYIKGLSIMERAKFLDFKLFKLPLLALDIYKLYKHSIKDLTLFAGVKELLEELNASGFQLAIVSTNAEQNIRECLKRNQIDFISEIICSNNMFGKNEDIKRFMKAQNLEDSEVIYVGDEARDIIAGKKSGVNVIWVSWGFDHIDNAKKEDPNYIVNKPHEILSICQSI; this is translated from the coding sequence ATGGTAAAGTACGTAGTATTTGACTTTGATGGTACTTTGGTTGATTCACTGCATGTTGTTATCGAAGTGTATAATCGGCTTGCTCGGGAGTACAATGCAAATAAGATAGAGGAAAAGGATATTGCCTATATAAAAGGATTATCGATTATGGAGAGAGCTAAATTTCTTGATTTTAAATTATTTAAACTTCCACTTCTAGCCCTCGATATTTACAAACTATATAAGCACTCCATAAAGGATCTTACTTTGTTTGCTGGGGTTAAGGAACTATTGGAAGAGTTAAACGCCAGTGGTTTTCAACTGGCAATTGTATCAACAAATGCGGAGCAAAATATAAGAGAATGTCTTAAGCGTAACCAGATTGACTTCATTAGTGAAATTATCTGTTCAAACAATATGTTTGGCAAGAATGAAGATATTAAAAGATTTATGAAAGCCCAGAACCTGGAAGATTCCGAAGTGATTTATGTTGGGGACGAAGCAAGAGACATTATTGCGGGCAAAAAAAGTGGTGTCAACGTAATCTGGGTAAGTTGGGGATTTGATCATATTGATAATGCGAAGAAGGAAGACCCGAACTATATCGTGAATAAACCACATGAAATTTTAAGTATTTGCCAATCGATTTAA
- a CDS encoding serine hydrolase: MIKKITILLALLTLVTAQALAASPLEREIKNDLQKFDGRVGVFAQNLKTGRTIEFNKDDVFPSASTSKLVVALATYKYLYPQADSAKASQYDQQIQLMMTVSDNNSFEELLNEMDTDHKDVLSQTVKNLELRKTQIHNEDAFRKYQYHSVTTPYEMGKVFEKIYNDKYLNKGKSEQLKYELANTIYNDEIPRYMLTPVFHKVGELDEILCDVGVIQDGHDPILISFFTATGDHTYSSNFIATESAKLYNALRRK, from the coding sequence ATGATAAAAAAGATTACGATACTACTTGCATTATTGACTCTCGTTACTGCTCAAGCCTTGGCAGCTTCTCCCCTTGAGCGAGAAATAAAAAACGATTTGCAAAAGTTTGATGGCCGAGTTGGCGTTTTTGCTCAAAATTTGAAAACTGGTCGGACCATCGAATTTAACAAGGATGATGTATTTCCCTCGGCTTCAACCAGCAAATTAGTGGTTGCCTTAGCGACCTATAAATATTTGTATCCTCAGGCCGATTCAGCCAAGGCCAGTCAATATGATCAGCAAATTCAGCTGATGATGACGGTTAGTGACAACAATTCATTTGAGGAATTGTTAAATGAGATGGACACCGACCACAAGGATGTTTTGAGTCAGACTGTCAAGAATCTTGAGCTTCGCAAAACCCAAATTCATAATGAAGATGCTTTTAGGAAATATCAATACCATAGTGTAACTACACCCTACGAAATGGGTAAAGTATTTGAGAAGATCTATAATGACAAGTACCTGAATAAAGGCAAAAGTGAGCAGCTAAAATACGAACTGGCGAATACGATTTATAATGACGAAATCCCGCGCTACATGTTGACTCCTGTATTTCATAAGGTGGGTGAACTGGATGAGATTCTTTGTGATGTAGGGGTAATCCAGGATGGCCATGATCCGATCCTGATCAGCTTTTTTACAGCGACCGGCGATCATACGTATTCCAGCAATTTTATTGCCACTGAATCAGCGAAGCTTTATAACGCCCTGAGGAGAAAATAG
- a CDS encoding DUF2625 domain-containing protein produces MRPLDELINKKDSAWPLIQKWLSKARNKVEVLPVSKHQADKVLCDLQVTTRSSLGTVAYHTGGILFDNGWLRFLGSGHNLLPRNLSTWNQFDTQRKARKLDGGLLIADDVVGGFFALNRGLFDGKIGDVFYLAPDTLEWEWLEMGYSEFLYWACTGKLEQFYETFRWNRWEEGVKQTNGNHGILIYPHIWTRSEEVINPARSIVPIEEIWNINMMYREKFGCCSY; encoded by the coding sequence ATGAGACCACTTGATGAATTGATTAATAAAAAAGATTCTGCATGGCCTCTTATACAAAAATGGCTTTCAAAAGCAAGGAATAAAGTAGAAGTTCTTCCAGTTAGTAAGCATCAAGCTGACAAAGTTCTATGCGATTTACAGGTTACGACTCGATCCTCATTAGGCACAGTCGCTTATCATACAGGAGGGATATTATTTGATAATGGTTGGTTACGTTTCTTGGGATCAGGGCATAACTTGCTGCCTAGAAACTTATCAACATGGAATCAATTTGATACCCAAAGAAAAGCAAGGAAATTAGATGGCGGTTTGCTCATTGCAGACGATGTAGTAGGTGGATTCTTTGCTTTAAATCGTGGATTATTTGATGGAAAAATAGGAGATGTATTTTATCTTGCTCCAGATACACTAGAATGGGAGTGGCTGGAGATGGGGTATTCGGAGTTTTTGTATTGGGCTTGCACAGGAAAGTTAGAACAGTTTTATGAGACGTTCCGATGGAATCGTTGGGAAGAAGGGGTCAAACAAACCAATGGGAATCATGGAATTCTAATATATCCTCATATATGGACAAGAAGTGAAGAGGTAATTAATCCAGCAAGGTCCATCGTACCGATAGAAGAAATTTGGAACATAAATATGATGTATCGGGAAAAGTTCGGTTGCTGTTCCTATTAA
- a CDS encoding DUF5655 domain-containing protein — protein MSETKVFQLNGNNAVELARKTIELEKSLQTIMEKNLEVFLGVGFLQSEYTTGKTHGGRIDTLGLDENGCPVIIEYKRAINENVINQGLFYLDWLLDHKGEFKLLVMEKMGKQKAEQIDWTGPRLICVAASYTKYDEHAVKQINRNIDLMKYCKFGADLIALELVYSNSASTPIHSKAIEQVEGIKRSGDKSVAQWLEELDPEMLNLFESIQAFLLALGDDVSEKQLKLYMTYRRIKNFACVVIQKKSLLVYLKLDPDTVLLESGFSRDVRTIGHWGTGDLEITLRSHDDLRKVEALLVRSYEEA, from the coding sequence ATGAGTGAAACAAAAGTATTCCAACTGAATGGAAATAATGCGGTAGAATTGGCTAGAAAGACTATTGAATTGGAAAAATCTCTCCAGACAATTATGGAAAAAAATCTTGAAGTCTTTCTTGGTGTTGGTTTCTTGCAATCTGAATATACAACTGGTAAGACCCATGGTGGTCGAATTGATACGTTAGGATTAGACGAAAACGGGTGCCCTGTTATCATTGAATATAAGCGAGCTATTAACGAAAATGTAATAAATCAAGGGCTGTTTTACTTAGATTGGCTGCTTGATCACAAGGGTGAATTCAAATTGCTCGTTATGGAGAAGATGGGTAAACAGAAAGCGGAACAGATTGATTGGACTGGACCTAGGCTTATCTGCGTAGCAGCATCTTATACTAAATACGATGAGCATGCGGTTAAACAAATTAATCGCAATATTGATTTGATGAAGTATTGTAAGTTTGGGGCAGATCTCATTGCCTTGGAACTGGTTTATTCTAACAGTGCCAGTACACCTATTCATAGCAAGGCTATTGAACAAGTAGAGGGTATAAAAAGGAGCGGTGATAAGTCTGTTGCTCAGTGGTTAGAAGAGTTAGATCCAGAGATGTTGAATCTATTTGAGTCGATTCAAGCTTTTCTATTGGCATTAGGAGATGATGTCTCAGAAAAGCAACTCAAGCTTTATATGACTTATCGTCGAATTAAGAATTTTGCTTGTGTGGTCATTCAAAAGAAATCGCTTCTTGTCTATTTGAAATTAGATCCAGATACTGTATTATTGGAATCTGGATTCTCTCGTGATGTGCGGACAATAGGTCATTGGGGTACAGGGGATTTGGAAATAACTCTCCGTAGTCATGACGACCTGCGCAAGGTAGAGGCATTACTTGTTAGGAGTTACGAAGAAGCGTAG
- the hsdR gene encoding type I restriction-modification system endonuclease, which yields MSNSNFEFLNGRWPMLAQLGALAEKNIQEDSNTTLIKLGMFAEVLVKFMFAYDNLDEPADGKLASRISILKRNDLLSNDINDILYTLRTKRNVAAHDGYHSENDAKVLTKMAYKLGVWFMQTYGDWSFEPEKYIEPIHKSAANEMKDLKQENNRLTEAYEKENQKLKETLEALKQQSTIEVVAQRKKQSQKAAGFVKLDEAETRKIIDGKLRAAGWEADTEVLRYAHGTRPIKNRNMAIAEWPTNSNTRNHGRADYALFIGLKLVGIVEAKRASKDVAADLDQSKEYARNIKKEHLEYVSGKWQDCYVPFLFSTNGREYLKQIETKSGIWFVDSRKSTNHAKALQGWYTPEGLKKLLEFDEQEAHERLKQEDTEYLTSKSGLGLRDYQIKAIEKVEETIEKGQRTALLAMATGTGKTRTVVGIMYRLLKAKRFKRILFLVDRKALGNQAEDTFKEVVIEGLEKFYDIYDIKGIDELKPDSETKIHISTVQGMVRRILCNEDLDRMPKVDDYDCIVIDEAHRGYILDKEMGEVELEIRDQTEYVSKYTQVIEYFDAAKIALTATPALHTKTLFGDPVYKYTYREAVIDGYLVDHEPPHQLTTQLKESGIHFDKGESVEAYEIETGKVINIDDLPDELNFEIESFNKKVINENFNKVVLQEIAKDIDPEGSKKTLIFAATDNHADLIVTLLKDIYSEMGVEVYDDAIKKITGSITDPLSMIKRFKNETYPNIAVTVDLLSTGIDVPAICNLVFLRRVKSRILYEQMLGRATRLCSDIQKTHFTIYDAVGLYESLEDITNMKPVVKNVAIEFKTLVNELAAFSTMEHKKSVIEQIVAKLQRKKRQYDKKQLEQFAHIAGGKTPDELIQHIQLGDMERIIRELEENVKLVDFLDQKVGLQNGGIIISNHPDALKEHSRGYGDATKPEDYIEKFSIYIKENMNKIPALEIVCTRPKELTRQALKELKLELDIHGYNETNLNTAWRSMSNEEITADIISFIRRQALGSTLMNHDERIKNAVKKVKKMHQWTKIQESWLDRIEKQLLIESVIDKDVFNTGAFKSQGGFKKIDNILGGKLEQVINEINDTLYDVS from the coding sequence ATGAGCAATAGTAATTTTGAATTTCTTAATGGCAGATGGCCCATGCTTGCGCAGTTGGGCGCCCTTGCTGAAAAAAATATACAAGAAGACTCAAATACTACCCTGATTAAACTAGGAATGTTTGCCGAAGTATTAGTAAAATTTATGTTTGCCTATGATAATCTAGATGAGCCTGCCGATGGTAAGTTAGCCAGTAGAATCAGCATCTTAAAAAGAAATGACTTATTATCAAATGATATCAACGATATCTTATATACCCTAAGAACCAAACGGAATGTAGCCGCCCATGACGGATATCATTCAGAGAACGACGCAAAAGTGCTTACGAAGATGGCGTACAAGTTGGGCGTTTGGTTCATGCAAACCTATGGTGATTGGAGTTTTGAACCGGAAAAATATATTGAGCCTATACATAAATCGGCAGCAAATGAAATGAAAGACTTAAAACAAGAAAACAATAGATTAACTGAAGCTTATGAAAAAGAAAATCAAAAGCTGAAAGAGACATTAGAAGCACTGAAACAGCAATCAACAATAGAAGTAGTAGCACAACGAAAAAAACAATCGCAAAAGGCAGCCGGGTTTGTGAAGTTGGATGAGGCAGAGACTAGAAAAATTATTGATGGTAAATTGCGAGCCGCTGGGTGGGAAGCAGATACGGAAGTCCTTAGATATGCACACGGCACTCGACCGATAAAAAATAGAAATATGGCGATAGCAGAGTGGCCTACTAACTCCAATACACGTAATCACGGACGAGCAGACTATGCACTTTTTATCGGATTAAAATTGGTTGGCATAGTAGAAGCAAAAAGAGCCAGTAAAGATGTTGCTGCAGACCTTGATCAAAGTAAGGAGTATGCCAGAAATATAAAGAAGGAACATCTGGAATATGTCAGCGGCAAGTGGCAGGATTGTTATGTGCCTTTTCTGTTTTCTACTAATGGCAGAGAGTATTTGAAACAGATTGAAACCAAATCAGGCATATGGTTTGTAGATAGCAGAAAGAGTACCAATCATGCAAAAGCCCTTCAGGGCTGGTATACTCCCGAAGGATTAAAAAAACTATTGGAGTTTGATGAACAAGAAGCGCATGAACGATTAAAACAGGAAGATACGGAATACCTAACAAGCAAAAGTGGCTTAGGATTACGGGACTATCAGATCAAGGCTATAGAAAAAGTAGAAGAAACCATAGAAAAGGGACAACGGACAGCACTTCTCGCCATGGCTACTGGGACAGGTAAAACGAGAACTGTAGTTGGTATCATGTATCGGTTATTGAAAGCCAAGCGATTTAAACGAATACTATTTTTAGTAGACAGAAAAGCCTTGGGAAACCAAGCGGAAGATACTTTTAAGGAAGTAGTAATTGAAGGTCTAGAGAAATTTTATGATATCTATGACATCAAAGGGATAGACGAGTTAAAGCCAGATAGTGAAACAAAAATCCATATATCAACCGTACAAGGCATGGTAAGGCGGATACTCTGCAATGAAGATTTAGATCGCATGCCGAAGGTAGATGATTATGATTGCATCGTAATCGATGAGGCCCATCGAGGTTACATCTTAGATAAGGAAATGGGCGAAGTAGAGCTTGAAATCAGGGACCAGACCGAATATGTCAGTAAATACACCCAGGTCATAGAGTACTTTGATGCTGCCAAAATTGCTTTAACAGCAACTCCGGCTCTCCATACGAAAACTTTATTTGGTGATCCTGTATATAAATATACCTATCGAGAAGCTGTCATTGATGGATATTTGGTAGACCATGAACCACCCCATCAATTAACAACACAACTAAAAGAATCAGGTATTCATTTTGATAAAGGCGAGTCCGTGGAAGCATATGAGATAGAAACGGGAAAAGTAATCAATATTGATGATCTTCCAGACGAACTGAATTTTGAGATTGAGAGTTTTAATAAAAAGGTAATTAACGAGAATTTTAACAAAGTCGTATTGCAGGAAATCGCCAAAGACATTGATCCTGAAGGTTCTAAGAAAACCCTGATCTTTGCGGCTACTGACAATCATGCAGATTTAATCGTCACCTTATTAAAGGATATCTATTCAGAGATGGGTGTCGAAGTGTATGATGATGCGATTAAGAAGATTACTGGTTCGATAACAGATCCACTCAGTATGATAAAGCGGTTTAAAAATGAGACCTACCCCAATATTGCCGTTACCGTTGACCTCCTTTCTACTGGTATCGATGTACCAGCCATTTGTAATCTGGTATTTTTAAGAAGAGTGAAATCTAGAATTCTCTATGAACAAATGCTAGGTAGAGCAACACGGTTATGTAGTGATATTCAGAAAACCCATTTCACTATTTATGATGCCGTCGGTTTGTATGAATCCTTAGAAGACATCACCAATATGAAGCCAGTAGTAAAGAATGTGGCGATTGAATTTAAAACATTAGTCAATGAACTTGCCGCTTTTTCTACCATGGAACACAAGAAAAGTGTAATCGAGCAAATCGTGGCAAAGCTGCAAAGGAAAAAACGGCAATATGATAAGAAACAACTAGAACAATTTGCACATATCGCAGGTGGTAAGACACCAGATGAACTAATTCAACACATTCAGCTTGGCGATATGGAACGGATTATCAGAGAACTAGAAGAGAATGTGAAGCTCGTAGACTTTTTAGATCAGAAAGTGGGTTTGCAAAATGGCGGGATTATTATATCCAATCATCCCGATGCCTTAAAAGAACATTCCAGAGGCTATGGCGATGCAACAAAACCAGAAGACTATATCGAGAAATTTAGTATTTATATAAAAGAAAATATGAATAAGATACCAGCCCTCGAAATTGTATGCACTAGACCCAAAGAGCTTACTAGACAAGCATTAAAAGAATTAAAATTAGAGCTTGATATTCATGGTTATAACGAGACCAATCTAAATACAGCATGGCGTAGCATGAGCAACGAAGAAATAACTGCCGATATTATCAGCTTCATCAGAAGACAAGCCCTTGGCAGTACGTTAATGAATCATGATGAACGCATAAAAAATGCCGTGAAAAAAGTAAAGAAAATGCACCAATGGACCAAGATTCAAGAAAGCTGGCTAGACAGAATTGAAAAACAATTATTAATCGAAAGTGTGATTGATAAAGACGTATTTAATACAGGAGCTTTCAAAAGCCAGGGCGGATTTAAGAAAATTGATAATATACTCGGTGGAAAACTAGAACAAGTTATCAATGAAATTAATGATACGTTATATGATGTAAGCTAG